A genome region from Maylandia zebra isolate NMK-2024a linkage group LG6, Mzebra_GT3a, whole genome shotgun sequence includes the following:
- the rbm47 gene encoding RNA-binding protein 47 isoform X2, with the protein MTAEDPASSSTMSNNVAPSKSSGAHHSHHGQLNIPEGVAGAPNEASLVALMERTGYSMVQENGQRKYGPPPGWNGASPPRGCEIFVGKIPRDVYEDELVPVFESVGRIYEMRLMMDFDGKNRGYAFVMYTEKHEAKRAVRELNNYEVRPGRLLGVCSSVDNCRLFIGGIPKTKKREEILEEVSKVTEGVLDVIVYASAADKMKNRGFAFVEYESHRAAAMARRKLMPGRIQLWGHQIAVDWAEPEIDVDEDVMETVKILYVRNLMMETSEETIRQIFSQFNPGCVERVKKIRDYAFVHFTSRDDAVLAMDNLNGTEVEGSCIEVTLAKPVDKEQYSRQKASKGGAPATSEATQQNYVYQCDPYTLAYYGYPYNTLIGPNREYFVKGSPMIQNNGTVRGRGRATAGNRTPGPRGSYLGGYSAGRGIYSRYHEGKTKQPEKSYELMPSLELAASVNPVGIKHGTMALQTLGGQYPVFSATPAAKLMEEGKVHTVEHLINPLAMQHPEHSPAAAAATAAAAATVLPAVSTPPPFQGRPITPVYAMAHNVQRIPAAGGLYGPGYVPITNYTANTAALAALQKNAAVAAAAYGGYAGYAVPQAFPATAFQLPIHDVYQTY; encoded by the exons ATGACAGCTGAAGATCCTGCTTCTTCTTCGACCATGAGTAACAACGTTGCCCCCTCCAAATCCTCTGGTGCCCATCACTCTCACCATGGACAGCTCAACATCCCTGAGGGTGTTGCTGGTGCACCTAATGAGGCCTCACTGGTGGCCCTGATGGAGCGTACTGGCTACAGTATGGTCCAGGAAAATGGTCAGCGAAAGTACGGTCCCCCTCCCGGTTGGAATGGTGCATCTCCTCCTCGAGGCTGTGAGATCTTTGTCGGAAAGATTCCGCGGGATGTTTATGAAGATGAGTTGGTCCCAGTGTTTGAGTCCGTAGGACGCATCTATGAGATGCGCCTGATGATGGACTTTGATGGGAAAAATCGAGGGTACGCTTTTGTAATGTACACAGAGAAACACGAGGCCAAGAGAGCCGTGCGGGAGCTGAATAACTATGAAGTGCGGCCTGGGCGGCTGCTGGGTGTCTGCTCCTCAGTGGACAACTGCCGTCTTTTCATTGGTGGCATTCCCAAGACCAAGAAACGTGAGGAGATCCTGGAAGAGGTCTCCAAGGTGACAGAAGGCGTATTAGATGTGATAGTTTATGCCAGCGCTGCAGACAAGATGAAGAACCGTGGCTTTGCCTTCGTAGAGTATGAGTCACATCGTGCAGCAGCCATGGCTCGTAGGAAGCTGATGCCTGGACGCATTCAGCTGTGGGGCCACCAGATTGCAGTGGACTGGGCAGAGCCAGAGATTGATGTAGACGAAGACGTGATGGAAACAGTGAAGATCTTGTATGTCAGGAATCTAATGATGGAAACCAGCGAAGAGACGATCAGACAG ATTTTCAGCCAGTTTAACCCTGGATGTGTAGAGCGTGTAAAGAAAATCCGTGACTACGCCTTTGTCCACTTTACCTCCCGGGATGATGCTGTGTTGGCTATGGACAACCTCAATGGCACAGAGGTAGAAGGGTCCTGCATCGAGGTGACACTCGCCAAACCTGTCGATAAAGAGCAGTACTCACGCCAGAAGGCTTCAAAGGGGGGAGCTCCTGCCACTTCAGAGGCTACTCAGCAGAACTACGTTTATCAGTGTGATCCCTACACATTGGCATACTATGGTTATCCTTACAACACCCTCATTGGACCCAACAGAGAGTACTTCGTCAAAG GATCCCCAATGATACAGAACAATG GTACTGTGAGAGGTCGTGGTCGTGCTACTGCAGGTAATCGTACCCCTGGGCCACGGGGGTCGTACCTCGGAGGTTACTCTGCCGGTCGTGGCATCTACAGCCGCTACCACGAGGGCAAGACCAAGCAGCCTGAAAAGTCCTATGAGCTGATGCCCAGTCTGGAGCTCGCTGCTTCCGTCAACCCAGTTGGCATCAAACATGGCACAA TGGCATTACAGACTCTGGGTGGGCAGTACCCAGTGTTCAGCGCCACTCCTGCAGCCAAGCTGATGGAGGAGGGGAAGGTGCACACAGTGGAGCATCTTATCAACCCTCTGGCCATGCAGCACCCCGAACACTcccccgctgctgctgctgctactgctgctgctgctgccaccgtCCTACCTGCGGTCTCTACCCCTCCACCCTTCCAG GGCCGTCCAATCACTCCAGTCTATGCCATGGCCCACAACGTACAGCGCATCCCAGCAGCTGGTGGTCTGTATGGACCTGGGTATGTCCCCATCACAAACTACACTGCCAACACAGCAGCTCTGGCAGCTCTGCAGAAAAACGCAGCCGTGGCGGCTGCAGCATACGGAGGTTACGCCGGCTACGCGGTGCCCCAGGCCTTCCCCGCCACAGCCTTCCAGCTGCCCATCCATGATGTCTACCAGACATACTGA
- the rbm47 gene encoding RNA-binding protein 47 isoform X6, with protein MTAEDPASSSTMSNNVAPSKSSGAHHSHHGQLNIPEGVAGAPNEASLVALMERTGYSMVQENGQRKYGPPPGWNGASPPRGCEIFVGKIPRDVYEDELVPVFESVGRIYEMRLMMDFDGKNRGYAFVMYTEKHEAKRAVRELNNYEVRPGRLLGVCSSVDNCRLFIGGIPKTKKREEILEEVSKVTEGVLDVIVYASAADKMKNRGFAFVEYESHRAAAMARRKLMPGRIQLWGHQIAVDWAEPEIDVDEDVMETVKILYVRNLMMETSEETIRQIFSQFNPGCVERVKKIRDYAFVHFTSRDDAVLAMDNLNGTEVEGSCIEVTLAKPVDKEQYSRQKASKGGAPATSEATQQNYVYQCDPYTLAYYGYPYNTLIGPNREYFVKVALQTLGGQYPVFSATPAAKLMEEGKVHTVEHLINPLAMQHPEHSPAAAAATAAAAATVLPAVSTPPPFQGRPITPVYAMAHNVQRIPAAGGLYGPGYVPITNYTANTAALAALQKNAAVAAAAYGGYAGYAVPQAFPATAFQLPIHDVYQTY; from the exons ATGACAGCTGAAGATCCTGCTTCTTCTTCGACCATGAGTAACAACGTTGCCCCCTCCAAATCCTCTGGTGCCCATCACTCTCACCATGGACAGCTCAACATCCCTGAGGGTGTTGCTGGTGCACCTAATGAGGCCTCACTGGTGGCCCTGATGGAGCGTACTGGCTACAGTATGGTCCAGGAAAATGGTCAGCGAAAGTACGGTCCCCCTCCCGGTTGGAATGGTGCATCTCCTCCTCGAGGCTGTGAGATCTTTGTCGGAAAGATTCCGCGGGATGTTTATGAAGATGAGTTGGTCCCAGTGTTTGAGTCCGTAGGACGCATCTATGAGATGCGCCTGATGATGGACTTTGATGGGAAAAATCGAGGGTACGCTTTTGTAATGTACACAGAGAAACACGAGGCCAAGAGAGCCGTGCGGGAGCTGAATAACTATGAAGTGCGGCCTGGGCGGCTGCTGGGTGTCTGCTCCTCAGTGGACAACTGCCGTCTTTTCATTGGTGGCATTCCCAAGACCAAGAAACGTGAGGAGATCCTGGAAGAGGTCTCCAAGGTGACAGAAGGCGTATTAGATGTGATAGTTTATGCCAGCGCTGCAGACAAGATGAAGAACCGTGGCTTTGCCTTCGTAGAGTATGAGTCACATCGTGCAGCAGCCATGGCTCGTAGGAAGCTGATGCCTGGACGCATTCAGCTGTGGGGCCACCAGATTGCAGTGGACTGGGCAGAGCCAGAGATTGATGTAGACGAAGACGTGATGGAAACAGTGAAGATCTTGTATGTCAGGAATCTAATGATGGAAACCAGCGAAGAGACGATCAGACAG ATTTTCAGCCAGTTTAACCCTGGATGTGTAGAGCGTGTAAAGAAAATCCGTGACTACGCCTTTGTCCACTTTACCTCCCGGGATGATGCTGTGTTGGCTATGGACAACCTCAATGGCACAGAGGTAGAAGGGTCCTGCATCGAGGTGACACTCGCCAAACCTGTCGATAAAGAGCAGTACTCACGCCAGAAGGCTTCAAAGGGGGGAGCTCCTGCCACTTCAGAGGCTACTCAGCAGAACTACGTTTATCAGTGTGATCCCTACACATTGGCATACTATGGTTATCCTTACAACACCCTCATTGGACCCAACAGAGAGTACTTCGTCAAAG TGGCATTACAGACTCTGGGTGGGCAGTACCCAGTGTTCAGCGCCACTCCTGCAGCCAAGCTGATGGAGGAGGGGAAGGTGCACACAGTGGAGCATCTTATCAACCCTCTGGCCATGCAGCACCCCGAACACTcccccgctgctgctgctgctactgctgctgctgctgccaccgtCCTACCTGCGGTCTCTACCCCTCCACCCTTCCAG GGCCGTCCAATCACTCCAGTCTATGCCATGGCCCACAACGTACAGCGCATCCCAGCAGCTGGTGGTCTGTATGGACCTGGGTATGTCCCCATCACAAACTACACTGCCAACACAGCAGCTCTGGCAGCTCTGCAGAAAAACGCAGCCGTGGCGGCTGCAGCATACGGAGGTTACGCCGGCTACGCGGTGCCCCAGGCCTTCCCCGCCACAGCCTTCCAGCTGCCCATCCATGATGTCTACCAGACATACTGA
- the rbm47 gene encoding RNA-binding protein 47 isoform X5 has product MTAEDPASSSTMSNNVAPSKSSGAHHSHHGQLNIPEGVAGAPNEASLVALMERTGYSMVQENGQRKYGPPPGWNGASPPRGCEIFVGKIPRDVYEDELVPVFESVGRIYEMRLMMDFDGKNRGYAFVMYTEKHEAKRAVRELNNYEVRPGRLLGVCSSVDNCRLFIGGIPKTKKREEILEEVSKVTEGVLDVIVYASAADKMKNRGFAFVEYESHRAAAMARRKLMPGRIQLWGHQIAVDWAEPEIDVDEDVMETVKILYVRNLMMETSEETIRQIFSQFNPGCVERVKKIRDYAFVHFTSRDDAVLAMDNLNGTEVEGSCIEVTLAKPVDKEQYSRQKASKGGAPATSEATQQNYVYQCDPYTLAYYGYPYNTLIGPNREYFVKGSPMIQNNVALQTLGGQYPVFSATPAAKLMEEGKVHTVEHLINPLAMQHPEHSPAAAAATAAAAATVLPAVSTPPPFQGRPITPVYAMAHNVQRIPAAGGLYGPGYVPITNYTANTAALAALQKNAAVAAAAYGGYAGYAVPQAFPATAFQLPIHDVYQTY; this is encoded by the exons ATGACAGCTGAAGATCCTGCTTCTTCTTCGACCATGAGTAACAACGTTGCCCCCTCCAAATCCTCTGGTGCCCATCACTCTCACCATGGACAGCTCAACATCCCTGAGGGTGTTGCTGGTGCACCTAATGAGGCCTCACTGGTGGCCCTGATGGAGCGTACTGGCTACAGTATGGTCCAGGAAAATGGTCAGCGAAAGTACGGTCCCCCTCCCGGTTGGAATGGTGCATCTCCTCCTCGAGGCTGTGAGATCTTTGTCGGAAAGATTCCGCGGGATGTTTATGAAGATGAGTTGGTCCCAGTGTTTGAGTCCGTAGGACGCATCTATGAGATGCGCCTGATGATGGACTTTGATGGGAAAAATCGAGGGTACGCTTTTGTAATGTACACAGAGAAACACGAGGCCAAGAGAGCCGTGCGGGAGCTGAATAACTATGAAGTGCGGCCTGGGCGGCTGCTGGGTGTCTGCTCCTCAGTGGACAACTGCCGTCTTTTCATTGGTGGCATTCCCAAGACCAAGAAACGTGAGGAGATCCTGGAAGAGGTCTCCAAGGTGACAGAAGGCGTATTAGATGTGATAGTTTATGCCAGCGCTGCAGACAAGATGAAGAACCGTGGCTTTGCCTTCGTAGAGTATGAGTCACATCGTGCAGCAGCCATGGCTCGTAGGAAGCTGATGCCTGGACGCATTCAGCTGTGGGGCCACCAGATTGCAGTGGACTGGGCAGAGCCAGAGATTGATGTAGACGAAGACGTGATGGAAACAGTGAAGATCTTGTATGTCAGGAATCTAATGATGGAAACCAGCGAAGAGACGATCAGACAG ATTTTCAGCCAGTTTAACCCTGGATGTGTAGAGCGTGTAAAGAAAATCCGTGACTACGCCTTTGTCCACTTTACCTCCCGGGATGATGCTGTGTTGGCTATGGACAACCTCAATGGCACAGAGGTAGAAGGGTCCTGCATCGAGGTGACACTCGCCAAACCTGTCGATAAAGAGCAGTACTCACGCCAGAAGGCTTCAAAGGGGGGAGCTCCTGCCACTTCAGAGGCTACTCAGCAGAACTACGTTTATCAGTGTGATCCCTACACATTGGCATACTATGGTTATCCTTACAACACCCTCATTGGACCCAACAGAGAGTACTTCGTCAAAG GATCCCCAATGATACAGAACAATG TGGCATTACAGACTCTGGGTGGGCAGTACCCAGTGTTCAGCGCCACTCCTGCAGCCAAGCTGATGGAGGAGGGGAAGGTGCACACAGTGGAGCATCTTATCAACCCTCTGGCCATGCAGCACCCCGAACACTcccccgctgctgctgctgctactgctgctgctgctgccaccgtCCTACCTGCGGTCTCTACCCCTCCACCCTTCCAG GGCCGTCCAATCACTCCAGTCTATGCCATGGCCCACAACGTACAGCGCATCCCAGCAGCTGGTGGTCTGTATGGACCTGGGTATGTCCCCATCACAAACTACACTGCCAACACAGCAGCTCTGGCAGCTCTGCAGAAAAACGCAGCCGTGGCGGCTGCAGCATACGGAGGTTACGCCGGCTACGCGGTGCCCCAGGCCTTCCCCGCCACAGCCTTCCAGCTGCCCATCCATGATGTCTACCAGACATACTGA
- the rbm47 gene encoding RNA-binding protein 47 isoform X1 — protein MTAEDPASSSTMSNNVAPSKSSGAHHSHHGQLNIPEGVAGAPNEASLVALMERTGYSMVQENGQRKYGPPPGWNGASPPRGCEIFVGKIPRDVYEDELVPVFESVGRIYEMRLMMDFDGKNRGYAFVMYTEKHEAKRAVRELNNYEVRPGRLLGVCSSVDNCRLFIGGIPKTKKREEILEEVSKVTEGVLDVIVYASAADKMKNRGFAFVEYESHRAAAMARRKLMPGRIQLWGHQIAVDWAEPEIDVDEDVMETVKILYVRNLMMETSEETIRQIFSQFNPGCVERVKKIRDYAFVHFTSRDDAVLAMDNLNGTEVEGSCIEVTLAKPVDKEQYSRQKASKGGAPATSEATQQNYVYQCDPYTLAYYGYPYNTLIGPNREYFVKGSPMIQNNAGTVRGRGRATAGNRTPGPRGSYLGGYSAGRGIYSRYHEGKTKQPEKSYELMPSLELAASVNPVGIKHGTMALQTLGGQYPVFSATPAAKLMEEGKVHTVEHLINPLAMQHPEHSPAAAAATAAAAATVLPAVSTPPPFQGRPITPVYAMAHNVQRIPAAGGLYGPGYVPITNYTANTAALAALQKNAAVAAAAYGGYAGYAVPQAFPATAFQLPIHDVYQTY, from the exons ATGACAGCTGAAGATCCTGCTTCTTCTTCGACCATGAGTAACAACGTTGCCCCCTCCAAATCCTCTGGTGCCCATCACTCTCACCATGGACAGCTCAACATCCCTGAGGGTGTTGCTGGTGCACCTAATGAGGCCTCACTGGTGGCCCTGATGGAGCGTACTGGCTACAGTATGGTCCAGGAAAATGGTCAGCGAAAGTACGGTCCCCCTCCCGGTTGGAATGGTGCATCTCCTCCTCGAGGCTGTGAGATCTTTGTCGGAAAGATTCCGCGGGATGTTTATGAAGATGAGTTGGTCCCAGTGTTTGAGTCCGTAGGACGCATCTATGAGATGCGCCTGATGATGGACTTTGATGGGAAAAATCGAGGGTACGCTTTTGTAATGTACACAGAGAAACACGAGGCCAAGAGAGCCGTGCGGGAGCTGAATAACTATGAAGTGCGGCCTGGGCGGCTGCTGGGTGTCTGCTCCTCAGTGGACAACTGCCGTCTTTTCATTGGTGGCATTCCCAAGACCAAGAAACGTGAGGAGATCCTGGAAGAGGTCTCCAAGGTGACAGAAGGCGTATTAGATGTGATAGTTTATGCCAGCGCTGCAGACAAGATGAAGAACCGTGGCTTTGCCTTCGTAGAGTATGAGTCACATCGTGCAGCAGCCATGGCTCGTAGGAAGCTGATGCCTGGACGCATTCAGCTGTGGGGCCACCAGATTGCAGTGGACTGGGCAGAGCCAGAGATTGATGTAGACGAAGACGTGATGGAAACAGTGAAGATCTTGTATGTCAGGAATCTAATGATGGAAACCAGCGAAGAGACGATCAGACAG ATTTTCAGCCAGTTTAACCCTGGATGTGTAGAGCGTGTAAAGAAAATCCGTGACTACGCCTTTGTCCACTTTACCTCCCGGGATGATGCTGTGTTGGCTATGGACAACCTCAATGGCACAGAGGTAGAAGGGTCCTGCATCGAGGTGACACTCGCCAAACCTGTCGATAAAGAGCAGTACTCACGCCAGAAGGCTTCAAAGGGGGGAGCTCCTGCCACTTCAGAGGCTACTCAGCAGAACTACGTTTATCAGTGTGATCCCTACACATTGGCATACTATGGTTATCCTTACAACACCCTCATTGGACCCAACAGAGAGTACTTCGTCAAAG GATCCCCAATGATACAGAACAATG CAGGTACTGTGAGAGGTCGTGGTCGTGCTACTGCAGGTAATCGTACCCCTGGGCCACGGGGGTCGTACCTCGGAGGTTACTCTGCCGGTCGTGGCATCTACAGCCGCTACCACGAGGGCAAGACCAAGCAGCCTGAAAAGTCCTATGAGCTGATGCCCAGTCTGGAGCTCGCTGCTTCCGTCAACCCAGTTGGCATCAAACATGGCACAA TGGCATTACAGACTCTGGGTGGGCAGTACCCAGTGTTCAGCGCCACTCCTGCAGCCAAGCTGATGGAGGAGGGGAAGGTGCACACAGTGGAGCATCTTATCAACCCTCTGGCCATGCAGCACCCCGAACACTcccccgctgctgctgctgctactgctgctgctgctgccaccgtCCTACCTGCGGTCTCTACCCCTCCACCCTTCCAG GGCCGTCCAATCACTCCAGTCTATGCCATGGCCCACAACGTACAGCGCATCCCAGCAGCTGGTGGTCTGTATGGACCTGGGTATGTCCCCATCACAAACTACACTGCCAACACAGCAGCTCTGGCAGCTCTGCAGAAAAACGCAGCCGTGGCGGCTGCAGCATACGGAGGTTACGCCGGCTACGCGGTGCCCCAGGCCTTCCCCGCCACAGCCTTCCAGCTGCCCATCCATGATGTCTACCAGACATACTGA
- the rbm47 gene encoding RNA-binding protein 47 isoform X4 has protein sequence MTAEDPASSSTMSNNVAPSKSSGAHHSHHGQLNIPEGVAGAPNEASLVALMERTGYSMVQENGQRKYGPPPGWNGASPPRGCEIFVGKIPRDVYEDELVPVFESVGRIYEMRLMMDFDGKNRGYAFVMYTEKHEAKRAVRELNNYEVRPGRLLGVCSSVDNCRLFIGGIPKTKKREEILEEVSKVTEGVLDVIVYASAADKMKNRGFAFVEYESHRAAAMARRKLMPGRIQLWGHQIAVDWAEPEIDVDEDVMETVKILYVRNLMMETSEETIRQIFSQFNPGCVERVKKIRDYAFVHFTSRDDAVLAMDNLNGTEVEGSCIEVTLAKPVDKEQYSRQKASKGGAPATSEATQQNYVYQCDPYTLAYYGYPYNTLIGPNREYFVKGTVRGRGRATAGNRTPGPRGSYLGGYSAGRGIYSRYHEGKTKQPEKSYELMPSLELAASVNPVGIKHGTMALQTLGGQYPVFSATPAAKLMEEGKVHTVEHLINPLAMQHPEHSPAAAAATAAAAATVLPAVSTPPPFQGRPITPVYAMAHNVQRIPAAGGLYGPGYVPITNYTANTAALAALQKNAAVAAAAYGGYAGYAVPQAFPATAFQLPIHDVYQTY, from the exons ATGACAGCTGAAGATCCTGCTTCTTCTTCGACCATGAGTAACAACGTTGCCCCCTCCAAATCCTCTGGTGCCCATCACTCTCACCATGGACAGCTCAACATCCCTGAGGGTGTTGCTGGTGCACCTAATGAGGCCTCACTGGTGGCCCTGATGGAGCGTACTGGCTACAGTATGGTCCAGGAAAATGGTCAGCGAAAGTACGGTCCCCCTCCCGGTTGGAATGGTGCATCTCCTCCTCGAGGCTGTGAGATCTTTGTCGGAAAGATTCCGCGGGATGTTTATGAAGATGAGTTGGTCCCAGTGTTTGAGTCCGTAGGACGCATCTATGAGATGCGCCTGATGATGGACTTTGATGGGAAAAATCGAGGGTACGCTTTTGTAATGTACACAGAGAAACACGAGGCCAAGAGAGCCGTGCGGGAGCTGAATAACTATGAAGTGCGGCCTGGGCGGCTGCTGGGTGTCTGCTCCTCAGTGGACAACTGCCGTCTTTTCATTGGTGGCATTCCCAAGACCAAGAAACGTGAGGAGATCCTGGAAGAGGTCTCCAAGGTGACAGAAGGCGTATTAGATGTGATAGTTTATGCCAGCGCTGCAGACAAGATGAAGAACCGTGGCTTTGCCTTCGTAGAGTATGAGTCACATCGTGCAGCAGCCATGGCTCGTAGGAAGCTGATGCCTGGACGCATTCAGCTGTGGGGCCACCAGATTGCAGTGGACTGGGCAGAGCCAGAGATTGATGTAGACGAAGACGTGATGGAAACAGTGAAGATCTTGTATGTCAGGAATCTAATGATGGAAACCAGCGAAGAGACGATCAGACAG ATTTTCAGCCAGTTTAACCCTGGATGTGTAGAGCGTGTAAAGAAAATCCGTGACTACGCCTTTGTCCACTTTACCTCCCGGGATGATGCTGTGTTGGCTATGGACAACCTCAATGGCACAGAGGTAGAAGGGTCCTGCATCGAGGTGACACTCGCCAAACCTGTCGATAAAGAGCAGTACTCACGCCAGAAGGCTTCAAAGGGGGGAGCTCCTGCCACTTCAGAGGCTACTCAGCAGAACTACGTTTATCAGTGTGATCCCTACACATTGGCATACTATGGTTATCCTTACAACACCCTCATTGGACCCAACAGAGAGTACTTCGTCAAAG GTACTGTGAGAGGTCGTGGTCGTGCTACTGCAGGTAATCGTACCCCTGGGCCACGGGGGTCGTACCTCGGAGGTTACTCTGCCGGTCGTGGCATCTACAGCCGCTACCACGAGGGCAAGACCAAGCAGCCTGAAAAGTCCTATGAGCTGATGCCCAGTCTGGAGCTCGCTGCTTCCGTCAACCCAGTTGGCATCAAACATGGCACAA TGGCATTACAGACTCTGGGTGGGCAGTACCCAGTGTTCAGCGCCACTCCTGCAGCCAAGCTGATGGAGGAGGGGAAGGTGCACACAGTGGAGCATCTTATCAACCCTCTGGCCATGCAGCACCCCGAACACTcccccgctgctgctgctgctactgctgctgctgctgccaccgtCCTACCTGCGGTCTCTACCCCTCCACCCTTCCAG GGCCGTCCAATCACTCCAGTCTATGCCATGGCCCACAACGTACAGCGCATCCCAGCAGCTGGTGGTCTGTATGGACCTGGGTATGTCCCCATCACAAACTACACTGCCAACACAGCAGCTCTGGCAGCTCTGCAGAAAAACGCAGCCGTGGCGGCTGCAGCATACGGAGGTTACGCCGGCTACGCGGTGCCCCAGGCCTTCCCCGCCACAGCCTTCCAGCTGCCCATCCATGATGTCTACCAGACATACTGA
- the rbm47 gene encoding RNA-binding protein 47 isoform X3, producing MTAEDPASSSTMSNNVAPSKSSGAHHSHHGQLNIPEGVAGAPNEASLVALMERTGYSMVQENGQRKYGPPPGWNGASPPRGCEIFVGKIPRDVYEDELVPVFESVGRIYEMRLMMDFDGKNRGYAFVMYTEKHEAKRAVRELNNYEVRPGRLLGVCSSVDNCRLFIGGIPKTKKREEILEEVSKVTEGVLDVIVYASAADKMKNRGFAFVEYESHRAAAMARRKLMPGRIQLWGHQIAVDWAEPEIDVDEDVMETVKILYVRNLMMETSEETIRQIFSQFNPGCVERVKKIRDYAFVHFTSRDDAVLAMDNLNGTEVEGSCIEVTLAKPVDKEQYSRQKASKGGAPATSEATQQNYVYQCDPYTLAYYGYPYNTLIGPNREYFVKAGTVRGRGRATAGNRTPGPRGSYLGGYSAGRGIYSRYHEGKTKQPEKSYELMPSLELAASVNPVGIKHGTMALQTLGGQYPVFSATPAAKLMEEGKVHTVEHLINPLAMQHPEHSPAAAAATAAAAATVLPAVSTPPPFQGRPITPVYAMAHNVQRIPAAGGLYGPGYVPITNYTANTAALAALQKNAAVAAAAYGGYAGYAVPQAFPATAFQLPIHDVYQTY from the exons ATGACAGCTGAAGATCCTGCTTCTTCTTCGACCATGAGTAACAACGTTGCCCCCTCCAAATCCTCTGGTGCCCATCACTCTCACCATGGACAGCTCAACATCCCTGAGGGTGTTGCTGGTGCACCTAATGAGGCCTCACTGGTGGCCCTGATGGAGCGTACTGGCTACAGTATGGTCCAGGAAAATGGTCAGCGAAAGTACGGTCCCCCTCCCGGTTGGAATGGTGCATCTCCTCCTCGAGGCTGTGAGATCTTTGTCGGAAAGATTCCGCGGGATGTTTATGAAGATGAGTTGGTCCCAGTGTTTGAGTCCGTAGGACGCATCTATGAGATGCGCCTGATGATGGACTTTGATGGGAAAAATCGAGGGTACGCTTTTGTAATGTACACAGAGAAACACGAGGCCAAGAGAGCCGTGCGGGAGCTGAATAACTATGAAGTGCGGCCTGGGCGGCTGCTGGGTGTCTGCTCCTCAGTGGACAACTGCCGTCTTTTCATTGGTGGCATTCCCAAGACCAAGAAACGTGAGGAGATCCTGGAAGAGGTCTCCAAGGTGACAGAAGGCGTATTAGATGTGATAGTTTATGCCAGCGCTGCAGACAAGATGAAGAACCGTGGCTTTGCCTTCGTAGAGTATGAGTCACATCGTGCAGCAGCCATGGCTCGTAGGAAGCTGATGCCTGGACGCATTCAGCTGTGGGGCCACCAGATTGCAGTGGACTGGGCAGAGCCAGAGATTGATGTAGACGAAGACGTGATGGAAACAGTGAAGATCTTGTATGTCAGGAATCTAATGATGGAAACCAGCGAAGAGACGATCAGACAG ATTTTCAGCCAGTTTAACCCTGGATGTGTAGAGCGTGTAAAGAAAATCCGTGACTACGCCTTTGTCCACTTTACCTCCCGGGATGATGCTGTGTTGGCTATGGACAACCTCAATGGCACAGAGGTAGAAGGGTCCTGCATCGAGGTGACACTCGCCAAACCTGTCGATAAAGAGCAGTACTCACGCCAGAAGGCTTCAAAGGGGGGAGCTCCTGCCACTTCAGAGGCTACTCAGCAGAACTACGTTTATCAGTGTGATCCCTACACATTGGCATACTATGGTTATCCTTACAACACCCTCATTGGACCCAACAGAGAGTACTTCGTCAAAG CAGGTACTGTGAGAGGTCGTGGTCGTGCTACTGCAGGTAATCGTACCCCTGGGCCACGGGGGTCGTACCTCGGAGGTTACTCTGCCGGTCGTGGCATCTACAGCCGCTACCACGAGGGCAAGACCAAGCAGCCTGAAAAGTCCTATGAGCTGATGCCCAGTCTGGAGCTCGCTGCTTCCGTCAACCCAGTTGGCATCAAACATGGCACAA TGGCATTACAGACTCTGGGTGGGCAGTACCCAGTGTTCAGCGCCACTCCTGCAGCCAAGCTGATGGAGGAGGGGAAGGTGCACACAGTGGAGCATCTTATCAACCCTCTGGCCATGCAGCACCCCGAACACTcccccgctgctgctgctgctactgctgctgctgctgccaccgtCCTACCTGCGGTCTCTACCCCTCCACCCTTCCAG GGCCGTCCAATCACTCCAGTCTATGCCATGGCCCACAACGTACAGCGCATCCCAGCAGCTGGTGGTCTGTATGGACCTGGGTATGTCCCCATCACAAACTACACTGCCAACACAGCAGCTCTGGCAGCTCTGCAGAAAAACGCAGCCGTGGCGGCTGCAGCATACGGAGGTTACGCCGGCTACGCGGTGCCCCAGGCCTTCCCCGCCACAGCCTTCCAGCTGCCCATCCATGATGTCTACCAGACATACTGA